The proteins below come from a single Necator americanus strain Aroian chromosome V, whole genome shotgun sequence genomic window:
- a CDS encoding hypothetical protein (NECATOR_CHRV.G18584.T1), with product MKNGKSGGDDGISAEMPKYLPPSGIREMTRIIRSIWIDERIPDSWRHAIIIPLHKKLSVTAGVIEEPLCCTLCTRYWSALSWTDSLNIAKKQRAKSKLAFVLATIDQAFIVRRVIEIWQRYSKPMQLAFLDFEAAFDSPH from the coding sequence atgaagaatggaaaatctggtggagacgacgggattagcgcagaaatgccaaaatatcttcctccgtctgggattcgtgagatgacaaggatcattcgttcaatatggatagacgaaaggatacctgattcgtggagacacgctatcataattcccctccacaagaagttatccgtcaccgCAGGAGTTATCGAGGAACCTCTTTGCTGCacgttatgtacaaggtattggagcgcattatcctggaccgactcattaaacatcgcgaagaaacaacgcgcaaagagcaagctggctttcgttctggctacgattgaccaggcgttcatcgtcaggagagtgatcgaaatctggcagcggtattcgaagccaatgcaactagcgtttctggactttgaagccgcgttcgactctcctcactgA
- a CDS encoding hypothetical protein (NECATOR_CHRV.G18585.T1), which translates to MNQQTTAAVRTSAGCTTPFEVVTGVRQGAVTGPFLFNFAIDDIMRRTVDQCPADIVSPSGCPLTDLEYADDVVIFAESSTKLQHVVNLVSKLAAAYGLRLRPDKCKQMWISSRPRTGIRVDGRPIELVDEFCYLSCTLKNNGSYERNVQ; encoded by the coding sequence atgaatcaacaaacaactgctgcagttcgaacatcagccggatgtacaacaccgtttgaagtggtaactggagtaaggcAAGGGGCAGTgacaggacctttcctgttcaatttcgcaatcgacgatattatgcgaagaacagtcgaccagtgtcctgccgacattgtctcaccatcagggtgccccttgactgacctcgagtacgccgacgatgttgttatattcgcggaaagcagtacgaaacttcagcatgttgtcaaccttgtatcgaagctggctgcagcctatggactacgcctacgccctgataaatgcaagcagatgtggatctcttcgagacctcgaacgggaatcagggtggacggacgaccgatagaactcgtcgatgagttctgttacctaagctgtacgctgaagaacaatggcagctatgaaagaaatgttcagtaa
- a CDS encoding hypothetical protein (NECATOR_CHRV.G18586.T1) yields MTRGRHQHLAPPSNVAKVNRLRFFGHILKRPADRLVQRVLRSSSGSSWKKSPGRKRKFWIEVVKEDLRTLGVDRQFRRDVRFRRIWNSDECIDFVQALAEDREGWAGLRSRTAHLGGGCG; encoded by the coding sequence atgacacgtggaagacaccaacatcttgcaccgccatcgaatgtggctaaagtaaatcgtcttcgcttctttggtcatatattaaagagaccggcagatcgccttgttcaacgagttctgaggagttcgtcgggttcgagctggaagaagtcacctggccgaaaacgaaagttctggattgaggtggtgaaagaggacctgaggacactcggcgtggataggcagttcaggcgagacgtaaggtttcgcagaatatggaatagcgacgaatgcattgattttgtgcaagctctcgcagaagatcgagaaggttgggcagggctgcgttcaaggacggcacacctcggcggtGGATgtgggtaa
- a CDS encoding hypothetical protein (NECATOR_CHRV.G18587.T1) yields the protein MCVLFVDNIYPFICLKRPQLPLDDCFGGVLPPCRKEGSNASSRVQENHDLLPVKCLGRPWSSLEAAAAWFHYQCGEVLRAVGPGGCKTQSDTELDHPLQCTIQSGHCHSDYRFFRSLAYHLEGRLFVDEDQSPKVLVIFPRIFVKLIQINSNNSNK from the exons ATGTGTGTGCTGTTCGTGGACAacatttatccatttatttgtttgaaacgTCCACAG CTCCCTCTTGACGACTGCTTCGGCGGTGTTCTTCCTCCATGTCGTAAGGAGGGTTCCAACGCTTCGAGCAGAGTCCAAGAAAATCATGATTTGTTGCCGGTGAAATGTCTAGGGAGACCTTGGAGTTCTTTGGAAGCTGCTGCAGCATGGTTCCACTATCAATGCGGAGAAGTGTTGCGAGCAGTAGGACCGGGTGGCTGCAAAACTCAGAGTGACACAGAG TTGGACCATCCCCTCCAATGCACCATACAGTCCGGACATTGCCATTCCGATTACCGATTTTTCCGATCTCTGGCTTATCACCTGGAAGGACGTCTCTTCGTTGATGAGGACCAGAGCCCAAAAGTCTTAGTCATTTTCCCCCGTATTTTCGTTAAGTTAAtccaaataaatagtaataatagtaacaagTAG
- a CDS encoding hypothetical protein (NECATOR_CHRV.G18587.T2), which translates to MESNLQGRPWSSLEAAAAWFHYQCGEVLRAVGPGGCKTQSDTELDHPLQCTIQSGHCHSDYRFFRSLAYHLEGRLFVDEDQSPKVLVIFPRIFVKLIQINSNNSNK; encoded by the exons ATGGAAAGCAACTTACAGG GGAGACCTTGGAGTTCTTTGGAAGCTGCTGCAGCATGGTTCCACTATCAATGCGGAGAAGTGTTGCGAGCAGTAGGACCGGGTGGCTGCAAAACTCAGAGTGACACAGAG TTGGACCATCCCCTCCAATGCACCATACAGTCCGGACATTGCCATTCCGATTACCGATTTTTCCGATCTCTGGCTTATCACCTGGAAGGACGTCTCTTCGTTGATGAGGACCAGAGCCCAAAAGTCTTAGTCATTTTCCCCCGTATTTTCGTTAAGTTAAtccaaataaatagtaataatagtaacaagTAG